From the genome of Constrictibacter sp. MBR-5:
TTCGCGGCCATCTGGGTCGCGGCAGCCCTGGTCCCCACCTACGCCACCAGCCTCGCCTTCAGCGAGGCGGCCGACCTGATCGTCATCGTGGCACTGCTCGGCTCGGCACGATTCTTCCTGGCGCTAGCGGCGCTCGACGCCGGAACCAGCTTCGGCGGCATCGGCGCCTCGCGGGAAATGATGATCGCCGCCCTGGCCGAGCCGGCCATGATCATGCTGGTGTTCAGCCTGGCGCTCGTGGCCGGGACCACGTCGCTGTCGGCGGTCGCCGAACACATGCTGACCGGCGACGTCGGCCTGCGGGTCACACTCGGACTGGCCCTCATCGGCCTCGTGATCGTCGCGGTCGCCGAGAACGGCCGTATCCCGGTGGACAATCCCGCCACGCACCTGGAACTGACCATGGTGCACGAGGCGATGGTGCTGGAATATGCGGGCCGCCATCTCGCGATGATCGAGCTGGCGGCCGCCGTGAAGCTCGTCCTCTACGTGTCGCTGCTGGGCACGCTGTTCGCCCCGTGGGGTATCGCCCAGTTCGGGGCCGGCCCGCAGGCGCTGGCCATCGGCATCGGGGCGTGGGTCGGCAAGCTCGCGGTCGCAGGGCTTCTGCTGGGACTGTTCGAGACGTCGATCGCGAAGATGCGTGTCTTCCGGGTCGGCGAGTTCCTGGGCGCCGCCCTGCTCCTCGGGTTGCTCGGGACCCTGCTCCTCTTCGTGTCGCGGAACCTGTGATGCACAGTCTCGCCTTCGACATCGCCCACATGTTCGCCGGCGCGATGCTCGTGGCGAGCTTCGCCCTGCTCTACCAGCGCCGCATGTCCGGCATCGTGGACA
Proteins encoded in this window:
- a CDS encoding NADH-quinone oxidoreductase subunit H, whose product is MSMLVGLLLQGLQMALVLALAPLLVGWVRKVKARLTRRRGASVLQPYRDIFRLLHKEAVLADNASWLFRVAPYLVFAAIWVAAALVPTYATSLAFSEAADLIVIVALLGSARFFLALAALDAGTSFGGIGASREMMIAALAEPAMIMLVFSLALVAGTTSLSAVAEHMLTGDVGLRVTLGLALIGLVIVAVAENGRIPVDNPATHLELTMVHEAMVLEYAGRHLAMIELAAAVKLVLYVSLLGTLFAPWGIAQFGAGPQALAIGIGAWVGKLAVAGLLLGLFETSIAKMRVFRVGEFLGAALLLGLLGTLLLFVSRNL